One Spinacia oleracea cultivar Varoflay chromosome 4, BTI_SOV_V1, whole genome shotgun sequence DNA segment encodes these proteins:
- the LOC130472235 gene encoding uncharacterized protein, which produces MEGGWGLSLGGETAPRGDGDGGLRRQKQAREGGEGREQGRNQGRRGVMVTGGLGGGSGRTGRRRNREAPERRWWWWCGFAAAKRQGRGEWSREQGKAEGWFPVKSGRQAALHRGLFEGGDLLGGCAVAGEWRCDCGGCGRGTKRGRQGKGVAKQGRSKGGVSRLVLGGGQDD; this is translated from the coding sequence ATGGAGGGAGGCTGGGGGCTCAGCCTAGGCGGCGAAACCGCGCCGAGAGgcgacggtgatggtggttTGAGGCGGCAGAAACAGGCGAGGGAAGGGGGAGAGGGGCGCGAACAGGGGAGAAATCAGGGGAGGAGAGGGGTGATGGTGACCGGAGGTTTGGGCGGAGGTTCTGGGCGGACTGGGAGGCGGCGCAACAGGGAAGCGCCGGAgagacggtggtggtggtggtgtggtTTCGCGGCGGCGAAACGGCAAGGAAGGGGGGAATGGTCGCGCGAACAGGGGAAAGCAGAGGGGTGGTTTCCGGTCAAGTCTGGGCGGCAAGCAGCCCTTCACCGGGGTCTTTTCGAGGGCGGGGATTTACTAGGGGGTTGTGCGGTGGCTGGAGAGTGGCGGTGTGATTGTGGTGGCTGCGGGAGGGGAACGAAAAGAGGGAGGCAGGGGAAGGGAGTTGCGAAGCAGGGGAGAAGCAAGGGTGGTGTTTCTCGGTTGGTTCTGGGCGGTGGACAAGACGACTAG